The window ATAAATCCACGTGCTAGGGTTTTTAATTCCTCTTTGATTGCGGCTTGTTTACCTTCATTTTCAATATCGTCCAAAACGTCCGCAATTTTATTGGCGATAAACTCAAACTCTTTCTCTTTCATACCGCGTGATGTTAATGCCGGACTTCCGATACGGACACCTGAAGTGACGAATGGAGAACGAGTTTCACCCGGAACAGTGTTTTTATTGACGGTAATCCCTGCACGTCCAAGTGCCGCATCAGCTTCTTTTCCACTGAACGGTTTATTTAAAAAGGATACGAGAACGAGGTGATTGTCGGTTCCGCCACTAACGATATCATACCCACGTTCCATCAATACTTTAGCTAGTACAGCTGCATTTGCTTTGACTTGCGCAGCGTATACTTTCCATTCAGGAGAGAGATTGTATTTGAATCCGACCGCTTTTGCCGCGATGACATGCACCAACGGTCCCCCTTGAAGAGCTGGAAAGATAGCAGAATTGATTTTTTTAGCAATCTCTTCATCATTGGTCATAATCATACCACCGCGAGGACCTGCAAGGGTTTTATGAGTTGTTGTAGTGACAATATCCGCGTACGGGAACGGGCTAGGATGTTCACCCGCACACACCAGACCTGCGATATGGGCGATATCGGCAAACAAAAGTGCACCGACTGCATCGGCAATTTCACGGAATTTTTTGAAGTCAATTTCGCGTGCATAAGCAGATGCACCACAGACGATGATTTTCGGTTGAACTATTTTTGCGATATCCATAACTCGATCATAGTTGATACGACCATCAAGCTCTACACCGTATGAAAAACTGTGGTAGTTTTTTCCCGAAAAGCTCACTTTTGAACCGTGAGTCAAGTGTCCGCCATGACTGAGATCCATACCGAGGAGTTTATCACCCGCTTGTAGTAATGCGGCATAAACTGCACCGTTTGCTGATGAACCAGAGTGTGGTTGAACGTTGGCAAATTTACATCCGAACAGTTCACATGCACGATCAATTGCAAGCTGTTCAACGCCATCGGCGTATTCACATCCGCCATAGTAACGTTTAGCAGGATACCCTTCAGCGTATTTGTTAGTAAACACAGATCCCATAGCTTCCATAACGGCAGGGAGGGTAAAGTTTTCAGACGCAATCATCTCTAAATGATCGGTTTGACGTTCAAGCTCTTGCTCACATAAGGTGTAAATTTCATTATCGAATTCTTTGAGGAAACTCATTCTTCTTCTCCGTTGTTAAGTTGGTTGTTGTTTAAAGGTTTCATTGCCGGGAAAAGCAATACGTCCCGAATAGAGTGTTGGTTGGTGAGCATCATCACCAAACGATCGATGCCGATCCCTTGACCGGCTGTTGGTGCCATACCGTAGCTAAGAGCGGTCACGAAATCTTCGTCCATCTCATGGGCTTCATCATCACCCGAATCTTTAGCCGCCATTTGACCTTCAAACCGCTCTAACTGATCGAGTGGATCGTTGAGTTCACTAAAAGCGTTGGCTATTTCACGTCCAGCAATGAAAAGTTCAAAGCGATCTGTTAACTCAGGACGTTCATCATTACGTCGTGCAAGGGGAGAAATCTCAACCGGATAGTGGGTGATGAAGGTTGGATTAATCAGTTTAGCTTCAACGAATTCATCAAAGAGTTCCCCTTGAAGCTGTCCGAGATTCATTGCCGCATTGGCTTCGAGATTTTTCGATTTCAAAAATGCCAAAATGGCCTCTTTGTTATTGACAATCTCCTCAGGTACTCCGCCGATAAGAGTGAGGCTTTTAACGAGTTCAATTTCGCTAAATTGGTCGAAATCGACTTCGAGTTCGCCATACGGGAGACGTTTTGGGAGGTTGAGATGATCAAAGAGATACTCGAAATACTCTTTAGTGATAAGAATCAAATCTTTATAAGTTTTGAATGCCCAATAAAATTCGATAGAGGTAAACTCAGGGTTGTGGGTTGCGTCCATCCCCTCATTACGGAAGTTACGATTAATTTCAAATACCGCTTCAAATCCGCCGACGATGAGACGCTTGAGATATAACTCAGGGGCAATTCGTAAAAATCGATCTATCCCTAATGCATTATGATGGGTCACAAACGGTTTGGCATTCGCACCACCAGCAATCGGATGCATCATCGGAGTTTCTACTTCGAGGAACCCTTTATCTTCAAAAAAACGACGGGTAAGACTGATTACCTTTGAGCGGATATGAAATGTTTTACGCACTTCAGAATTCATAATCAAATCCAAATAGCGCTGTCGGTATCGCATCTCTTTATCGGTGATTCCGTGAAATTTTTCAGGAAGAGGGGAGATTGCTTTGGTGAGGATTTTGAGATCATCTGCGTGCAGAGAGAGTTCTCCATGCTGTGTCACAAACGGATAACCGCTTACTTCGATAATGTCTCCCACTTCGATTAGTTTTTTAAAAACATCGTTATAAAAATTTTCAGGAAGATTGTCACGAGCAACATAAACTTGGAGCATTCCGCTTTCATCTTCGATTTTAATAAAACTTGCTTTACCCATCAAACGGTAGAGTTTGATTCGTCCTGCCACCGTGTAGTGACGATGCTCATCACGTTGATCCTCTTTTTTAAAAAGATCGGAGTTGACGTTATGAAACTTTTCGATGGTGGTATTACGCTGTGAATGGTTTGCGTACGGATCAATCCCCATATCTCGAAGAATTTTCCCTTTTTCGATCCGTTGTTGTATGTATTGATTATCAAATGTCACTAGTTTTTCCCTTTATTATTGGCATTCACGGCATTTACCGTAAATTTGCATAGAGTGTTCTTCTATTTTAAATCCAAATGCTTCTGCAATTTTTTGCTGTTTTTCTTCAATTTCATCATCAACAAATTCGGAAATGGTTCCGCATTTTGTAC of the Sulfuricurvum sp. genome contains:
- a CDS encoding serine hydroxymethyltransferase, whose product is MSFLKEFDNEIYTLCEQELERQTDHLEMIASENFTLPAVMEAMGSVFTNKYAEGYPAKRYYGGCEYADGVEQLAIDRACELFGCKFANVQPHSGSSANGAVYAALLQAGDKLLGMDLSHGGHLTHGSKVSFSGKNYHSFSYGVELDGRINYDRVMDIAKIVQPKIIVCGASAYAREIDFKKFREIADAVGALLFADIAHIAGLVCAGEHPSPFPYADIVTTTTHKTLAGPRGGMIMTNDEEIAKKINSAIFPALQGGPLVHVIAAKAVGFKYNLSPEWKVYAAQVKANAAVLAKVLMERGYDIVSGGTDNHLVLVSFLNKPFSGKEADAALGRAGITVNKNTVPGETRSPFVTSGVRIGSPALTSRGMKEKEFEFIANKIADVLDDIENEGKQAAIKEELKTLARGFIIYKQSTY
- the lysS gene encoding lysine--tRNA ligase, with amino-acid sequence MTFDNQYIQQRIEKGKILRDMGIDPYANHSQRNTTIEKFHNVNSDLFKKEDQRDEHRHYTVAGRIKLYRLMGKASFIKIEDESGMLQVYVARDNLPENFYNDVFKKLIEVGDIIEVSGYPFVTQHGELSLHADDLKILTKAISPLPEKFHGITDKEMRYRQRYLDLIMNSEVRKTFHIRSKVISLTRRFFEDKGFLEVETPMMHPIAGGANAKPFVTHHNALGIDRFLRIAPELYLKRLIVGGFEAVFEINRNFRNEGMDATHNPEFTSIEFYWAFKTYKDLILITKEYFEYLFDHLNLPKRLPYGELEVDFDQFSEIELVKSLTLIGGVPEEIVNNKEAILAFLKSKNLEANAAMNLGQLQGELFDEFVEAKLINPTFITHYPVEISPLARRNDERPELTDRFELFIAGREIANAFSELNDPLDQLERFEGQMAAKDSGDDEAHEMDEDFVTALSYGMAPTAGQGIGIDRLVMMLTNQHSIRDVLLFPAMKPLNNNQLNNGEEE